Proteins from a single region of Pseudomonas phenolilytica:
- a CDS encoding helix-turn-helix transcriptional regulator, producing MLGTLYDAALEEQGWQQALRALHELFAANYVTLILRPPGEDSDQGLMIVFGDIEGQGRITYLDYPHEVTPFVNLPPNRVFSVGDLMDLQTWRGSPYYQNYCATHGVFHVLAVDIAASGSGTFRMRITRPESAPDFSEAEKAFCARLVPHLSRVLRLNVLLGRNESLRSIYSQVIGRLSVATLVVDASGRIVEQNRVARELLASGDGLKSVGGRLEAYYPGDNQRLYQLLRGALRKGVAAAEEQTEALSISRPSGRVSLGLVVEAVPAGEWRDDGDEPVLLVYVRDAEERMLLSDAMARQLFGFTPSETALVIELANGLSLEEAAQSLGIRRNTARAHLRAVFSKTGVRRQTELVRIILNSVVSLGRTTAQEKN from the coding sequence TTGCTCGGCACGCTGTACGACGCGGCGCTGGAGGAGCAGGGCTGGCAACAGGCGCTGCGTGCGTTGCACGAGCTGTTCGCCGCGAACTACGTGACGCTGATCCTGCGCCCACCGGGCGAGGATTCGGACCAGGGACTGATGATCGTCTTCGGCGATATCGAGGGGCAGGGGCGCATCACCTACCTCGACTACCCCCACGAAGTCACGCCGTTCGTAAATCTGCCGCCGAATCGAGTGTTCAGCGTTGGCGACCTGATGGATCTCCAGACCTGGCGCGGGTCGCCGTACTACCAGAACTACTGTGCGACGCATGGGGTTTTTCACGTGCTCGCGGTCGATATCGCGGCCTCCGGCAGTGGCACCTTCCGCATGCGCATCACGCGACCGGAGTCGGCGCCGGACTTTTCCGAGGCGGAAAAGGCGTTCTGCGCGCGCCTCGTGCCGCACCTTTCGCGGGTTCTACGTCTGAATGTGCTGCTGGGTCGCAACGAGTCGCTTCGCTCGATCTACTCGCAGGTCATCGGGCGCCTGTCGGTGGCCACGCTGGTGGTCGACGCCAGCGGCCGGATCGTCGAGCAGAATCGGGTGGCCCGCGAGTTGCTCGCCAGTGGCGATGGCCTGAAGAGTGTCGGCGGCCGACTCGAGGCCTACTACCCGGGCGATAACCAACGTCTTTATCAGCTCTTGCGCGGCGCGTTGCGCAAGGGTGTCGCTGCGGCGGAGGAACAGACCGAAGCGCTGTCCATATCACGGCCATCGGGGCGGGTGAGCCTCGGTCTGGTGGTTGAAGCCGTGCCTGCCGGTGAATGGCGTGACGATGGCGACGAGCCGGTGCTGCTGGTCTACGTGCGCGATGCCGAGGAGCGAATGCTGCTCAGCGATGCGATGGCGCGTCAGCTATTCGGGTTCACCCCGTCGGAAACGGCGCTGGTAATAGAGCTGGCCAACGGGCTTTCGCTGGAGGAAGCGGCGCAGTCGCTGGGCATCCGGCGAAACACCGCGCGTGCGCACCTGCGCGCGGTGTTCTCGAAAACCGGCGTCAGGCGCCAGACGGAACTTGTCCGCATTATTTTGAACAGCGTAGTCAGCCTAGGGAGGACGACCGCCCAGGAAAAAAACTGA
- a CDS encoding WD40/YVTN/BNR-like repeat-containing protein, translating to MSKVISYLFCLVVAVLVVYAFSPRSDEATASAALNVSRVHINDMTRLGDTLVAVGERGVILFSVDDGKSWESRQEAVREPVTLTAVAAFGEDMLLAVGHDNLILRSTDRGLNWETTLHDAELGEPLLGLWSADGNRIYAFGSFGKFFVSSDAGQTWSKQELPINGEHLNSMDGAADGRRILVGEMGLVLRTTDDGATWEQVEPFYDGSLFGVSQLSGRNWVAYGMRGHVFVSHDDGAHWEQVELGHRLPLYGHVRTADDGVLIVGSGGAYAWLDAAGDLTTTGYLKGQDTLTSAVMLKDGRLVVAGQRGLALQLNSLFAAGH from the coding sequence ATGAGCAAAGTGATCAGCTATTTATTCTGTCTAGTCGTCGCGGTGCTGGTGGTCTACGCCTTCTCACCTCGCAGCGACGAAGCCACGGCAAGCGCAGCGCTGAACGTTTCGCGCGTCCATATCAACGACATGACCCGGCTCGGCGATACGCTGGTGGCGGTGGGCGAGCGAGGCGTCATCCTCTTCAGCGTCGACGACGGCAAGAGCTGGGAGTCCCGCCAGGAGGCGGTTCGCGAGCCTGTCACACTCACTGCGGTCGCCGCCTTCGGTGAGGACATGCTGCTTGCCGTCGGGCACGACAACCTCATCTTGCGCAGCACCGACCGTGGTCTCAATTGGGAGACGACCCTGCACGACGCCGAGCTCGGCGAACCGTTGCTTGGGCTCTGGAGCGCCGATGGTAATCGCATCTACGCCTTTGGCAGCTTCGGCAAATTCTTCGTTTCCAGCGATGCCGGGCAGACCTGGAGCAAGCAGGAACTGCCGATCAATGGCGAGCACCTCAACAGCATGGACGGCGCGGCCGACGGTCGCCGTATTCTCGTCGGCGAGATGGGCCTGGTCCTGCGTACGACTGACGACGGTGCGACTTGGGAGCAGGTCGAGCCGTTCTACGACGGCTCGCTGTTTGGCGTATCGCAGCTATCCGGACGCAACTGGGTGGCCTACGGCATGCGTGGCCATGTGTTCGTCAGTCATGACGATGGCGCTCATTGGGAACAGGTCGAGCTGGGCCACCGGCTGCCGCTCTATGGACACGTGCGCACCGCTGATGACGGCGTGCTGATCGTCGGCAGCGGTGGCGCCTATGCCTGGCTCGACGCCGCCGGGGACCTGACTACGACGGGCTATCTGAAAGGTCAGGACACGCTGACCTCCGCGGTGATGCTCAAGGACGGTCGACTGGTGGTCGCTGGCCAGCGCGGGCTGGCTCTGCAACTGAATTCACTGTTCGCCGCCGGCCATTAA
- a CDS encoding acetyl-CoA C-acyltransferase: MQEAVIVSTARTALTKSFRGSFNDTEAPVLGGHVVRAVVERAGVAPDEVGDVIMGAAVQQGTQGFNIGRLCAYTGGLPDSVPGMALDRMCASGLMAIGAAAKSIACGELDIAVAGGVESLSLTQTKHKNAYRAQSEAVLEVMPTAYMPMIETAEIVANRYHISRLAQDEYALQSQQRTAAAQQAGLFADEIVPLAASRLLFDKEGNPNGHESVVADRDECNRASTTLEALQALNPVWKNGKWVEQGSHITAGNASQLSDGAAACLLMSHDEAKRRGLAPLGIYRGIALAGCKPEEMGIGPAYAVPKLLERFSLRASDIDLWEINEAFACQVLHCRDALGIPNERLNVNGGAIAIGHPFGMSGARMVGHALLEGRRRGARYVVVSMCIGGGMGAAGLFELP; the protein is encoded by the coding sequence ATGCAAGAAGCTGTGATCGTTTCCACCGCGCGTACCGCGCTGACCAAGTCCTTCCGGGGTTCGTTCAACGATACCGAGGCACCGGTGCTCGGTGGCCATGTCGTTCGCGCAGTAGTCGAACGCGCCGGCGTCGCGCCGGACGAGGTCGGCGACGTGATCATGGGTGCTGCCGTGCAGCAGGGTACGCAGGGCTTCAATATCGGCCGCCTGTGTGCCTACACCGGCGGCTTGCCGGACAGCGTTCCGGGCATGGCGCTGGATCGCATGTGTGCCTCCGGGCTGATGGCGATCGGCGCGGCGGCCAAGTCGATTGCCTGCGGCGAGCTGGATATCGCCGTCGCCGGTGGCGTCGAGTCGCTGTCGTTGACCCAGACCAAGCACAAGAATGCGTACCGCGCCCAGTCCGAGGCGGTGCTGGAGGTGATGCCGACCGCCTACATGCCGATGATCGAGACCGCCGAGATCGTCGCCAATCGTTACCACATCAGCCGCCTGGCCCAGGACGAGTACGCCCTGCAGAGCCAGCAGCGCACCGCGGCGGCCCAGCAGGCCGGGCTGTTCGCCGACGAGATAGTGCCATTGGCGGCCAGTCGGCTGCTGTTCGACAAGGAAGGCAATCCGAACGGGCACGAGTCGGTCGTCGCCGACCGCGACGAGTGCAATCGCGCCAGTACCACGCTCGAAGCGCTGCAGGCCCTGAACCCGGTATGGAAGAACGGCAAGTGGGTGGAGCAGGGCTCACATATCACCGCCGGCAACGCTTCGCAGCTTTCTGACGGCGCTGCCGCCTGCCTGCTGATGAGCCACGACGAAGCCAAACGTCGTGGCCTCGCCCCGCTGGGCATCTATCGCGGTATCGCGCTGGCCGGCTGCAAGCCCGAGGAAATGGGCATCGGCCCGGCCTACGCCGTGCCCAAGCTGCTGGAACGCTTCAGCCTGCGGGCCTCCGATATTGACCTGTGGGAAATCAACGAGGCCTTCGCCTGCCAGGTGCTGCATTGCCGCGATGCGCTGGGCATTCCCAACGAACGGCTGAACGTCAACGGCGGCGCCATCGCCATCGGCCACCCGTTCGGCATGAGCGGCGCGCGAATGGTCGGCCATGCCCTGCTCGAAGGCCGCCGCCGCGGCGCCCGCTACGTGGTGGTGTCCATGTGCATCGGCGGCGGAATGGGGGCTGCCGGGTTGTTCGAGCTGCCCTGA
- a CDS encoding MaoC family dehydratase, with product MTHVFASAEQLQAAVGTSLGATDWLLIEQERVNSFAEATGDHQWIHVDPVRAAGGPFGGCIAHGYLTLSLVNFFLPQLMRVDNLLMGVNYGCDRVRFPAPVRVGARVRGVGEITAVEALANGALQVVVRVTVEIEGSDRPGCVVDTISRYTFNPAP from the coding sequence ATGACTCACGTATTCGCAAGCGCCGAGCAGCTGCAGGCGGCCGTCGGCACCTCTCTCGGCGCCACCGACTGGCTGCTTATTGAGCAGGAACGAGTGAACAGTTTTGCCGAGGCTACCGGCGACCACCAGTGGATTCATGTCGACCCGGTTCGTGCCGCCGGCGGGCCGTTCGGCGGCTGTATCGCCCACGGCTACCTGACCCTCTCGCTGGTGAATTTCTTTCTGCCGCAGCTGATGCGCGTGGACAACCTGCTGATGGGCGTGAACTACGGCTGCGACCGGGTGCGTTTCCCGGCGCCGGTCAGGGTCGGCGCCCGCGTGCGCGGCGTCGGCGAAATCACCGCAGTGGAGGCGCTGGCCAACGGTGCGCTGCAGGTCGTGGTGCGCGTGACCGTCGAGATCGAGGGCAGCGATCGCCCCGGCTGCGTGGTAGACACCATCAGTCGCTACACCTTCAACCCCGCTCCATGA
- a CDS encoding SDR family oxidoreductase → MRQAPAYVPGHQLLAGKSVLITAAAGAGIGYAAARRSAEEGCRALMISDIHPRRLEEAVERLKAETGLQAIYGQLCNVTVEEEVQALVAAAEQALGGVDVLINNAGLGGQKRVAEMSDEEWSRVLDITLTGTFRMTRAMLPHMQRRGAGAIVNNASVLGWRAQKEQAHYAAAKAGVMALTRCSALEAAEFGVRINAVSPSIALHDFLKKASSEQLLEQLASREAFGRAAEVWEVANVMMFLASDYASYMVGEVLSVSSQHA, encoded by the coding sequence ATGAGACAAGCTCCTGCCTATGTGCCTGGCCACCAATTGCTGGCTGGCAAATCCGTTCTGATCACCGCTGCTGCCGGCGCCGGCATCGGCTATGCCGCAGCACGCCGCAGTGCCGAAGAAGGCTGCCGGGCGCTGATGATTTCGGACATCCATCCCCGTCGCCTGGAAGAGGCCGTGGAGCGGCTGAAGGCCGAAACCGGTCTCCAGGCGATCTACGGCCAGCTGTGCAACGTGACCGTCGAAGAAGAGGTCCAGGCGCTGGTCGCCGCGGCCGAGCAGGCTTTGGGCGGAGTCGATGTGCTGATCAACAACGCCGGACTCGGTGGCCAGAAGCGCGTTGCCGAGATGAGCGACGAGGAATGGTCGCGGGTGCTGGATATCACCCTCACCGGGACCTTTCGCATGACGCGCGCCATGCTGCCGCACATGCAGCGTCGTGGCGCCGGGGCGATCGTCAACAACGCTTCGGTGCTCGGCTGGCGGGCACAGAAGGAACAGGCTCACTACGCCGCCGCGAAAGCCGGCGTGATGGCGCTGACGCGCTGCAGCGCACTGGAGGCGGCCGAGTTTGGCGTGCGCATCAACGCCGTCTCGCCGTCGATTGCCCTGCATGACTTCCTGAAGAAGGCCTCCAGCGAGCAGCTTCTCGAACAACTCGCCAGCCGCGAGGCGTTCGGCCGCGCCGCCGAGGTCTGGGAGGTGGCCAACGTGATGATGTTCCTCGCCAGCGACTACGCCTCCTACATGGTGGGCGAGGTGCTTTCGGTCAGTTCGCAGCACGCCTGA
- a CDS encoding SDR family oxidoreductase, which produces MGILNDRVVIITGAGGGLGAAHARVFAAEGACVLVNDINQAAAQAVVDEITKAGGRAVVNTSDITHYADSENAVRQAIETFGDLHVVLNNAGINRDRMFASMTEADWDAIMAVHLKGHFCIASHAVHYWRDQSKAGKKVDARIINTTSGAGLQGSIGQSNYAAAKAGIAALTLNQAAELGRYGITANAVAPAARTGMTTAVEAMATRMAKPEDGSFDYWAPENVSSVLAWFASAESAQVTGCVFEAEGGRISLADGWRTGVTREKGERWKPAEVGAAIAQILAEAPPAQKVWGS; this is translated from the coding sequence ATGGGAATTCTCAACGATCGCGTGGTGATCATCACCGGCGCGGGTGGCGGCCTGGGGGCCGCGCATGCGCGGGTTTTCGCCGCCGAAGGCGCCTGCGTGCTGGTCAACGACATCAACCAGGCGGCGGCGCAGGCGGTGGTGGACGAGATCACCAAAGCCGGCGGTCGGGCGGTGGTGAATACTTCGGACATCACCCACTATGCCGACAGCGAGAATGCGGTGCGCCAGGCCATCGAGACCTTCGGCGACCTGCACGTGGTGCTTAACAACGCGGGGATCAACCGCGACCGCATGTTCGCCTCGATGACAGAGGCCGACTGGGACGCCATCATGGCCGTGCACCTGAAGGGCCATTTCTGTATTGCCTCGCATGCGGTTCACTACTGGCGTGATCAGAGCAAGGCCGGCAAAAAAGTCGACGCGCGCATCATCAACACCACCTCCGGGGCCGGACTACAGGGCTCGATTGGTCAGTCGAACTACGCTGCGGCCAAGGCTGGCATCGCCGCGCTGACCTTGAACCAGGCCGCCGAGCTTGGCCGCTATGGCATCACCGCCAACGCCGTGGCGCCCGCCGCGCGTACTGGCATGACGACTGCCGTTGAAGCGATGGCCACGCGCATGGCGAAGCCCGAGGACGGCAGCTTCGACTACTGGGCACCTGAGAATGTCTCCAGCGTGCTCGCCTGGTTCGCGTCGGCCGAATCGGCGCAGGTCACCGGTTGCGTGTTCGAGGCCGAAGGCGGGCGTATTTCCCTGGCTGATGGCTGGCGCACCGGTGTCACGCGGGAGAAGGGCGAGCGCTGGAAGCCTGCGGAAGTCGGCGCGGCTATCGCCCAAATCCTCGCCGAGGCGCCACCGGCGCAGAAGGTCTGGGGTAGCTGA
- a CDS encoding acetyl-CoA C-acetyltransferase codes for MAEAYIVDALRSPTGKRKGGLAHVHAIDLGAHALKSLVERNAVPAEDYDDVIFGCVDTIGSQAGDIARTAWLAAGLPLNVPGTTVDRQCGSSQQALHFAAQAVLSGTQDVVAVGGVQTMTQIPISSAMLAGQPLGFSDPFSGSRGWQARFGDQPVNQFYAAQRIARHWGFDRGQMEAFALESHRRALAAIEAGHFSREIVPLEGVSTDETPRHSTLEKMAALEPVDPQYPDITAAVSSQTCDASAALLVVSEAALKRYGLTPRARIHHLSVRGDDPIWHLTAPIEATRHALKKAGMTVNNIDLVEINEAFASVVMAWQRELDYDPARTNVNGGAIALGHPLGATGARLMTTLLHELERTGGRYGLQTMCEGGGQANVTIIERL; via the coding sequence ATGGCTGAAGCCTATATTGTCGACGCGCTGCGCAGCCCGACCGGCAAGCGCAAGGGAGGGCTGGCCCACGTCCATGCCATCGACCTCGGCGCGCATGCGCTCAAGTCACTCGTCGAACGTAATGCCGTTCCCGCCGAAGACTATGACGATGTGATTTTTGGCTGTGTCGACACCATCGGCTCGCAGGCGGGTGACATCGCCCGCACCGCGTGGCTGGCGGCCGGCCTGCCGCTTAACGTGCCCGGCACCACGGTCGACCGTCAGTGCGGTTCGTCCCAGCAGGCGCTGCATTTCGCCGCCCAGGCGGTGTTGAGCGGCACTCAGGATGTGGTGGCCGTCGGTGGTGTACAGACCATGACGCAGATTCCCATTTCCTCGGCGATGCTGGCCGGGCAGCCGCTGGGCTTCAGTGATCCGTTCTCCGGCAGCCGCGGCTGGCAGGCACGCTTCGGCGACCAGCCAGTGAACCAGTTCTATGCCGCCCAACGCATCGCCCGGCATTGGGGCTTCGACCGCGGCCAGATGGAAGCCTTTGCCCTGGAAAGCCATCGGCGTGCGCTGGCTGCTATAGAGGCGGGGCATTTCAGCCGAGAAATCGTGCCGCTCGAAGGCGTCAGCACCGATGAAACACCGCGTCACAGCACGCTGGAAAAAATGGCCGCGCTCGAGCCGGTCGATCCGCAGTACCCCGATATCACCGCGGCGGTCTCCAGCCAGACTTGCGACGCTTCGGCGGCGCTGCTGGTCGTCTCGGAAGCGGCACTCAAGCGCTACGGGCTGACACCCAGGGCACGCATTCACCACCTGTCGGTGCGCGGTGACGATCCGATCTGGCATCTGACGGCGCCGATCGAGGCCACCCGCCATGCGCTGAAGAAGGCCGGCATGACGGTCAACAACATCGATCTGGTGGAGATCAACGAGGCGTTTGCCTCGGTGGTGATGGCCTGGCAACGCGAGCTGGACTACGACCCGGCACGCACCAACGTCAACGGCGGCGCCATCGCGCTCGGTCACCCGCTGGGTGCCACCGGTGCGCGGCTGATGACCACATTGCTGCACGAACTGGAACGCACCGGCGGGCGCTATGGGTTGCAGACCATGTGCGAAGGCGGTGGGCAGGCGAATGTCACCATCATCGAACGGTTGTAG
- a CDS encoding acyl-CoA dehydrogenase family protein, translated as MDFTFTDDQLAFREAISRFLMTEAPPEMLRDIWETEEGRSPELRRKMAEQGLTALSVPEAQGGLGMDDIAWSLLTQELGYYAIPDSLADTAYVATGLLAGLPAGTPRRDELLEKIAEGAVRIAVGHPVNLLVADAHLAEVLLLEHDGEVHAVPRAEIDIERNPSIDSSRRLGRISWNPTAQTRMAGADSGRALWRATLNRGALAVAGQSLGLAQRMLDLSVDYVVQRKQFGKPIGSFQAIKHHLADVAGKIEFAKPVLYRAAHALANGDSQVDVHVSHAKLACCEAAWLAARHGIQVHGAMGYTWEVDLQMFMKRAWALDSAWGDRACHKSRVATAILADGAAVGPQFTFEE; from the coding sequence ATGGATTTCACGTTTACCGATGACCAGCTCGCCTTTCGCGAGGCGATCAGCCGTTTCCTGATGACCGAGGCGCCGCCGGAGATGCTCCGCGACATCTGGGAAACCGAGGAGGGGCGCTCGCCGGAACTGCGCCGCAAGATGGCCGAGCAAGGGCTGACCGCTTTGTCGGTTCCCGAAGCGCAGGGCGGGCTGGGTATGGATGACATCGCCTGGTCGCTGCTGACGCAGGAACTGGGTTACTACGCCATTCCCGACTCGCTGGCCGATACCGCCTATGTCGCCACCGGCCTGCTCGCCGGGCTGCCCGCGGGCACGCCGCGCCGCGACGAACTGCTGGAGAAGATCGCCGAGGGTGCCGTGCGCATCGCGGTCGGGCATCCGGTCAACCTGCTGGTTGCCGATGCGCACCTGGCCGAGGTGCTGTTGCTCGAGCACGACGGCGAAGTGCACGCCGTGCCGCGGGCCGAGATCGACATCGAGCGCAACCCGAGCATCGACAGTTCGCGTCGGCTTGGCCGCATCAGCTGGAACCCGACCGCGCAGACGCGCATGGCCGGGGCCGACAGTGGCCGTGCGCTGTGGCGCGCCACGCTTAACCGCGGTGCCCTGGCAGTGGCCGGGCAGAGCCTGGGCCTTGCCCAGCGCATGCTCGACCTCTCGGTTGACTACGTGGTGCAGCGCAAGCAGTTCGGCAAGCCGATCGGCAGCTTCCAGGCGATCAAGCATCACTTGGCCGATGTTGCCGGCAAGATCGAGTTCGCCAAGCCGGTGCTCTACCGCGCCGCCCACGCGCTGGCCAATGGTGACAGCCAGGTCGACGTGCACGTTTCGCACGCCAAGCTGGCCTGTTGCGAGGCCGCCTGGCTCGCCGCGCGCCACGGCATCCAGGTGCACGGGGCGATGGGGTACACCTGGGAGGTCGATCTGCAGATGTTCATGAAGCGCGCCTGGGCGCTGGACTCGGCATGGGGCGATCGCGCCTGTCACAAATCGCGGGTGGCCACGGCCATCCTCGCCGACGGCGCCGCTGTCGGCCCGCAGTTCACTTTCGAGGAATGA
- a CDS encoding acyl-CoA dehydrogenase family protein, translating into MQLTFTDSQKAFRAEVREWLRDNVPRTPLASYDTREGFEEHREWEGRLYANRLSMVMWPEHLGGRGCDLIEWLIFEEEYYAAGAPMRVNQNGQLLLGPTLMEFGTEEQKRRFLPRIASSEDMWAQGWSEPNAGSDMAAIRSKATADGDHYVVNGQKTWSTRAIFADWIFGLFRTDPASSRHHGLSYLLVPLDAPGVTIRPIKALNGKDAFAEVFFDDVRVPAANLIGGEGQGWNVAMATAGFERGLLLRSPARFQQTAQRLVELYKAHPEVAERDPGLRDAVIDSWMGAQAYAYSAYHTVGLIGKGAKIGAESSINKVVWSELDLKMHETAMRILGARGELRGNAPEAVESGQWLEGFLFAQAGPIYAGTNEIQRNIIAERMLGLPKA; encoded by the coding sequence ATGCAGCTGACCTTTACCGATTCCCAGAAGGCCTTCCGCGCCGAAGTGCGCGAGTGGCTCAGAGACAACGTGCCGCGCACGCCGCTGGCCAGTTACGACACCCGCGAGGGATTCGAGGAGCACCGTGAGTGGGAAGGGCGCCTGTACGCCAACCGCCTGTCGATGGTCATGTGGCCGGAACACCTGGGTGGGCGCGGCTGCGACCTGATCGAGTGGCTGATCTTCGAGGAGGAGTACTACGCCGCCGGCGCGCCGATGCGCGTGAACCAGAACGGCCAATTGCTGCTCGGCCCGACCCTGATGGAATTCGGCACCGAGGAGCAGAAGCGCCGCTTCCTGCCGCGTATCGCGTCCAGCGAGGACATGTGGGCGCAGGGCTGGTCGGAGCCGAACGCCGGCTCCGACATGGCGGCGATCCGCAGCAAGGCGACCGCCGACGGCGACCACTATGTGGTCAACGGGCAGAAGACCTGGTCGACGCGGGCGATCTTCGCCGACTGGATCTTCGGCCTGTTCCGCACCGACCCGGCCAGCAGCCGCCACCACGGGCTGAGCTACCTGCTGGTCCCGCTCGACGCACCGGGCGTGACCATCAGGCCGATCAAGGCGCTCAACGGCAAGGACGCCTTCGCCGAGGTGTTCTTCGACGACGTGCGAGTACCGGCGGCAAACCTGATCGGCGGTGAAGGCCAGGGCTGGAATGTGGCGATGGCCACCGCCGGCTTCGAGCGCGGCCTGCTGCTGCGCTCGCCGGCACGCTTCCAGCAGACCGCCCAGCGCCTGGTCGAGTTGTACAAGGCGCACCCGGAGGTCGCCGAGCGCGATCCGGGGTTGCGCGATGCGGTGATCGACAGCTGGATGGGTGCGCAGGCCTATGCGTACTCGGCGTACCACACCGTCGGGCTGATCGGCAAAGGCGCGAAGATCGGAGCCGAGTCCAGCATCAACAAGGTGGTCTGGTCCGAGCTGGACCTGAAGATGCACGAAACGGCCATGCGCATCCTTGGTGCCCGCGGCGAGCTCCGGGGCAACGCACCCGAAGCCGTCGAAAGCGGCCAGTGGCTGGAGGGCTTCCTGTTCGCCCAGGCCGGGCCGATCTACGCCGGCACCAACGAGATCCAGCGCAACATCATCGCCGAGCGGATGCTCGGCCTGCCGAAAGCTTGA
- a CDS encoding enoyl-CoA hydratase family protein: MSSAFKVEINQGIAELVLAKPPVNALDSDEWLALAARIDELGADPSVRVLIVRAEGRGFCAGVDIKELDAHPERIVKVNAGNYATFKAIHRCQVPVIVAVHGFVLGGGIGMTGAADIVVASRCATFALPEVDRGAMGGGAHLQRLFPVQKVRYMFFTGEKVSAPDAMQYGFIERLVERDELPAAAREIAAKIAAKSPAMIRIAKEALNGIEDGDLEAKYRWEQGFTLEAYTLPDSAETRRAFVEKRDTQF, translated from the coding sequence ATGAGTAGCGCATTCAAGGTAGAGATCAACCAGGGCATTGCCGAGCTGGTGCTGGCCAAGCCCCCGGTCAACGCGCTGGACAGCGATGAGTGGCTGGCTCTGGCCGCCCGGATCGATGAGCTGGGCGCCGACCCCTCGGTGCGCGTGCTGATCGTGCGGGCCGAGGGGCGCGGCTTCTGTGCCGGCGTCGACATCAAGGAGCTGGACGCGCACCCGGAGCGGATCGTCAAGGTCAACGCCGGCAACTACGCGACCTTCAAGGCCATCCACCGTTGCCAGGTACCGGTGATCGTCGCCGTGCATGGCTTCGTGCTCGGCGGCGGCATCGGCATGACCGGTGCGGCGGACATCGTGGTTGCCTCGCGCTGCGCCACCTTCGCCCTGCCGGAGGTCGACCGCGGCGCAATGGGCGGCGGCGCGCACCTGCAGCGCCTGTTCCCGGTGCAGAAGGTTCGCTACATGTTCTTCACCGGCGAAAAGGTCAGTGCACCGGACGCCATGCAGTACGGCTTCATCGAACGGCTGGTCGAGCGCGACGAGTTGCCCGCCGCCGCGCGCGAGATCGCCGCGAAGATCGCGGCCAAGAGCCCGGCGATGATCCGCATCGCCAAGGAGGCGCTCAACGGCATCGAGGACGGGGACTTGGAAGCCAAGTACCGCTGGGAACAGGGCTTCACCCTTGAGGCGTACACCCTGCCGGACTCGGCCGAGACCCGCCGCGCCTTCGTCGAAAAACGCGACACCCAGTTCTGA
- a CDS encoding NAD(P)H-dependent flavin oxidoreductase — MQTRLTEALGCRYPIVQTAMGWVADANLVIATTLAGGFGFLAGATIPAQDLEGEIKKVIQATGGSNFGLNFHMFQDNAAQCVDLAIQYRLRAVSYGRGPDKATIARFKQAGVLCIPTVGALKHAQKAVELGADMVTIQGGEGGGHTGGVPTTILLPQVLDAVSVPVIAAGGYSTGRGLASALAAGAEGIAMGTRFLMTSDSPTPRATLERYLAVKDTQQIRVTLAVDGMRHRMIDNPFINRLEKASPMGRLLIALRSARQWQAQTGMSSAHMFRTFFKAIREDPSTLSQVVMAANQPVLLERSMVDGLPDEGILPSGQVAAAIDSLPSCQELIEQIAGEAERCLQRLYARLPMEPAAAPGIEQQRAHA, encoded by the coding sequence ATGCAGACCCGCCTGACCGAGGCCCTCGGCTGCCGCTACCCGATCGTGCAGACGGCCATGGGCTGGGTGGCTGACGCCAATCTGGTGATCGCCACGACCCTGGCCGGCGGCTTCGGCTTCCTGGCCGGGGCGACCATCCCCGCGCAGGACCTGGAAGGCGAAATCAAAAAGGTCATCCAGGCCACCGGCGGCAGCAATTTCGGCCTGAACTTCCACATGTTCCAGGACAACGCCGCGCAGTGCGTCGACCTGGCCATTCAGTACCGCCTGCGTGCGGTGAGCTATGGTCGCGGCCCGGACAAGGCCACCATTGCCCGCTTCAAACAGGCGGGTGTGCTGTGCATTCCTACGGTCGGTGCGCTCAAACACGCGCAGAAGGCGGTGGAACTGGGCGCGGACATGGTGACGATCCAGGGCGGCGAGGGCGGCGGCCACACCGGCGGCGTGCCGACCACCATCCTCCTGCCGCAGGTGCTCGATGCGGTGAGCGTGCCGGTGATCGCGGCCGGTGGCTATTCAACCGGGCGCGGCCTGGCGTCGGCGCTGGCCGCGGGTGCCGAGGGCATCGCCATGGGCACGCGCTTTCTGATGACCTCCGATTCGCCGACCCCGCGCGCCACGCTGGAGCGCTATCTGGCGGTGAAGGACACCCAGCAGATCCGCGTCACCCTGGCGGTCGACGGCATGCGCCACCGGATGATCGACAACCCCTTCATCAATCGATTGGAGAAGGCCAGCCCCATGGGCCGGCTGCTGATCGCCCTGCGCAGCGCACGCCAGTGGCAGGCACAGACGGGCATGAGCAGCGCGCACATGTTCAGGACCTTCTTCAAGGCGATCCGCGAAGACCCCTCGACGCTTTCGCAAGTGGTGATGGCGGCCAACCAGCCGGTGCTGCTGGAGCGCTCGATGGTCGATGGCCTGCCTGACGAGGGCATCCTGCCCAGCGGCCAGGTGGCCGCCGCGATAGACAGCCTGCCGAGCTGCCAGGAACTCATCGAACAGATCGCCGGTGAAGCCGAACGGTGCCTGCAGCGCCTGTACGCACGCCTGCCAATGGAACCGGCGGCTGCGCCGGGGATTGAACAGCAGAGGGCTCATGCATGA